The Coregonus clupeaformis isolate EN_2021a chromosome 20, ASM2061545v1, whole genome shotgun sequence genome contains a region encoding:
- the LOC121532523 gene encoding stromal membrane-associated protein 1-like, protein MHAGQCMLALAPVPQPAPQHNPPAATPSSGSTQGDLDLFSETGGGVGIKGEDTGAKKHLSKDSILSLYGNTSMPQMPQHQQAPPAGIYMNPAQMQFPVGIPQQQVPTGYQAFPGMGTGMPTTTVMGAMMAQSGAAMMGPNTGMMVGMTMPNGFMGQAPAAGMVGMAPRMMGVPQGGMPAGMVPAQGMQGMYAVQPGQQGQWNMGQMNQQMSGMSLNGAGGGMAFGQPASTMGGWAASPSGQTLSTHLWK, encoded by the exons aTGCATGCAGGCCAGTGCATGTTAGC GCTAGCTCCAGTACCCCAGCCAGCACCCCAACACAATCCCCCAGCAGCAACCCCATCCTCAGGCTCTACCCAGGGAGACCTGGACCTGTTCAGTGAGACTGGTGGTGGAGTTGGCATTAAGGGGGAGGACACCGGGGCCAAGAAACACCTCTCCAAGGACTCCATCCTGTCCCTGTATGGGAACACCAGTATGCCTCAGATGCCCCAGCACCAGCAGGCCCCGCCTG CTGGTATATACATGAACCCCGCCCAGATGCAGTTTCCAGTAGGCATCCCCCAGCAGCAGGTCCCCACTGGCTACCAGGCCTTTCCTGGCATGGGCACGGGCATGCCCACCACCACCGTCATGGGTGCCATGATGGCTCAGAGCGGAGCCGCCATGATGGGACCCAACACAGGCATGATGGTTGGCATGACGATGCCCAACGGTTTCATGGGACAAGCGCCTGCGGCCGGGATGGTTGGCATGGCTCCGAGGATGATGGGGGTACCCCAGGGGGGGATGCCCGCGGGTATGGTGCCCGCTCAGGGCATGCAGGGGATGTATGCCGTCCAGCCTGGGCAGCAGGGCCAGTGGAACATGGGACAG aTGAACCAGCAGATGTCAGGGATGAGTCTGAACGGTGCCGGGGGGGGCATGGCCTTCGGTCAGCCTGCCTCCACCATGGGAGGCTGGGCCGCTTCACCCTCCGGTCAGACACTCAGCACACATCTCTGGAAGTGA